Proteins from a genomic interval of Diprion similis isolate iyDipSimi1 chromosome 10, iyDipSimi1.1, whole genome shotgun sequence:
- the LOC124411456 gene encoding mitochondrial tRNA-specific 2-thiouridylase 1, giving the protein MRSGIRRVVVGMSGGVDSAVSAFLLKKQGFDVVGVFMQNWDVNEEINTCTIEQDYNDAERVSNILGIPLHRINFVKEYWNNVFSNLLTDYKNGFTPNPDISCNKYIKFRRFFDYATNKLGADAIATGHYANTSFGTYLENYVSNKNVKLLQAKDAIKDQTFFLCQIPQDSLRQTMFPLGKYYKKEVVEMARKNGLTDVANKRESTGICFIGKRRFQEFISQYMFERPGNFIDLNTGKVVGKHKGFHQWTLGQGCRIGGVTRPYFVFRKDGESSNIFVVEGTNHPALYTQLARTSEVHWIDPDTADLVKQRTIFHCGFRFQHTHPLTPCTVVQTLDNRLIIHVKKPLRAVTPGQFAVLYLDNECLGGAQMQSIGPSVYSLQKHRTGHV; this is encoded by the exons ATGCGTTCGGGGATCCGGAGGGTGGTTGTCGGCATGTCGGGGGGCGTGGACAGCGCCGTCTCGGCGTTTTTATTGAAGAAACAAG GCTTCGACGTCGTTGGAGTCTTCATGCAGAATTGGGATGTAAACGAAGAGATCAATACGTGTACGATCGAGCAAGATTACAACGATGCGGAACGCGTATCCAATATACTTGGGATACCTCTGCATCGCATCAACTTTGTCAAAGAATACTGGAACAACGTGTTTAG CAACTTACTGACGGATTATAAGAATGGGTTTACACCCAACCCAGATATTAGTTGCAATAAGTATATCAAGTTTCGCCGCTTCTTTGATTACGCGACCAACAAGCTAGGCGCGGATGCAATAGCTACTGGACATTATGCAAATACAAGTTTTGGTACATACTTGGAAAATTATGTCTCAAATAAAA ATGTAAAACTCCTGCAAGCAAAAGATGCAATAAAAGATCAAACATTCTTTCTGTGCCAAATACCCCAAGACTCTCTCAGGCAAACTATGTTTCCGTtaggaaaatattacaaaaaagaaGTCGTGGAAATGGCACGAAAAAACGGCCTGACTGATGTCGCTAATAAAAGAGAGAGCACGGGAATATGTTTCATTGGTAAACGCCGTTTCCAAGAATTCATCTCTCAG TACATGTTCGAAAGACCTGGTAACTTTATAGACTTAAATACCGGCAAAGTCGTCGGAAAGCACAAGGGTTTTCACCAGTGGACATTGGGACAGGGATGCAGAATCGGAGGTGTTACAAGGCCATACTTTGTATTCCGTAAAGACGGCGAATCCAGTAACATTTTTGTG GTTGAAGGAACCAACCACCCTGCGTTATACACGCAATTGGCACGAACTTCAGAGGTTCACTGGATTGACCCAGACACGGCAGACTTAGTTAAGCAACGGACCATTTTTCATTGTGGTTTTCGTTTTCAACATACCCATCCTCTCACGCCGTGTACAGTAGTCCAAACCCTCGACAATCGGTTAATTATCCATGTCAAAAAACCACTCCGCGCTGTAACGCCAGGGCAG TTTGCTGTATTGTATTTAGATAACGAGTGTTTAGGAGGTGCTCAAATGCAGAGTATCGGACCGTCGGTTTACTCATTACAAAAACATCGTACAGGTCATGTATAA
- the LOC124411984 gene encoding presequence protease, mitochondrial gives MIPLCRGQSGNTNRNACPDYRAAESKAGFLAMSRLLEVACKRGLLGRRQQFGIARASLDARVAVSSKPLLDGYKEGQNIHGFRVNQVADVEELNLTAVRLEHLATAAQYLHLRREDGNNVFAVGFRTTPTDSTGLPHILEHTTLCGSEKFPCRDPFFKMLRRSLATFMNAMTGPDYTVYPFSTQNPKDFRNLQAVYLDSVFRPNLRLLDFRQEGWRLEHADVNDKTSPIVFKGVVFNEMKGAFSQNESIFAERLLNSILPSHTYAVISGGDPLVIPQLTHQDLVNFHSTYYHPSNARFFSYGNFPLEDHLRFVNDEYLCKFDRVDKSATRVPPEKRWNQPKSEHIQCRPDPMATDPEKQSSIAVGWLCSDITNVQETFEMYVLSQLLLKGPNSAFYKSLVEPNIGGGFSPVTGYDSHSRDTTFVVGLQGVSPQDFAKVDEIVQSTVAHVVTNGFEQSHVEAVFHGIELNIKHQTSNFGLNLLLSMTPLWNHEGDIVQAMKVNQAVATLRKSLERNPRHLCDLVNKYLKENKHRLTLTMSPEETYEEQKNAAERTILAQKLDRLSPQEFEKIFEEGQALVAEQEKKEDTSVLPSLKIEDLEDDIQRVPLTDHHVAGVPLQLAIQPTNDVTYFRGILNVADLDDELKDLIPLFNTIVAKMGTANYDYRTFDQMTQLKTGGLTLSHHIAELKNHVCRFEEGILFQSYCLDRNSADMWKLWEELFNNVDLTDMKRFETLVKVTAANVANGIADSGHIYALSSSASLVSPIARRRESLSGLDFVEKMKRIAQVKDLTPVLSQMQQIAKKILNKKQLRSALNLSSGSKDNSLLELQSFYERLQGESALTSRLITDGKELMQENRGIHHVLPFPVNYASKSILTVPYQDSRFAALRVLSKLVTSIYLHPEVREKGGAYGGGAKLSSDGVFSFYSYRDPNSTHTLEAFDRTYEFLQKYTLSQEEIDEAKLGIFQHVDSPVPPGHQGMTKFIHDLSDDEVQLHRIQLKAVTKDQLMAVAEEFLKPESTGVLIGRSLIGRPNPALLERPEKWTVVSHQ, from the exons ATGATTCCATTGTGTCGGGGACAGTCAGGAAATACTAATAGGAATGCATGTCCCGATTACCGAGCAGCGGAGTCAAAAGCCGGGTTTTTAG CGATGTCGCGCCTCCTCGAGGTGGCCTGCAAAAGAGGATTGCTGGGACGGCGGCAACAATTCGGCATCGCTCGAGCCTCTCTTGACGCGCGAGTCGCCGTTAGCAGCAAACCACTCCTCGATGGTTATAAGGAAGGTCAAAATATCCACGGATTCCGCGTGAACCAGGTTGCCGACGTCGAGGAGTTGAATCTGACTGCTGTGAGATTGGAGCATCTTGCGACTGCTGCGCAGTACCTCCACCTGCGACGAGAAGATGGGAACAATGTCTTCGCCGTTGGGTTCAGAACCACACCGACCGACTCGACGGGCCTTCCGCATATTCTGGAGCATACCACCCTCTGCGGGAGTGAGAAGTTTCCTTGTCGTGATCCGTTCTTCAAAATGCTGCGCAGGTCTCTTGCAACCTTCATGAATGCAATGACTGGTCCGGACTACACAGTCTATCCATTTTCAACCCAGAACCCGAAGGACTTCAGGAACTTACAGGCTGTTTATTTGGATTCCGTTTTCAGGCCAAACTTGAGGCTTCTAGATTTCAGACAAGAAGGCTGGCGCCTTGAACATGCTGACGTCAATGATAAGACATCTCCTATAGTCTTTAAAGGTGTTGTATTTAATGAGATGAAAGGTGCATTCAGTCAGAACGAGAGCATTTTTGCCGAACGTCTTCTCAATTCTATCTTGCCGAGTCATACCTACGCAGTAATATCTGGAGGTGACCCTCTTGTTATACCTCAGCTCACCCACCAAGATCTAGTCAATTTCCACTCCACATACTATCATCCCTCCAatgctcgttttttttcttatggcaATTTCCCCCTCGAAGATCACTTGAGATTTGTCAACGATGAATATCTTTGCAAGTTTGATCGTGTTGACAAATCAGCGACCAGGGTACCACCTGAAAAACGATGGAATCAACCTAAATCTGAACATATACAATGCAGGCCTGATCCCATGGCTACAGATCCGGAGAAGCAGAGCTCTATCGCAGTTGGCTGGCTCTGTTCCGACATCACTAATGTTCAGGAAACCTTCGAGATGTACGTTCTCTCACAGCTTCTCCTCAAGGGTCCAAATTCTGCATTCTACAAATCGCTGGTAGAGCCAAACATTGGTGGAGGTTTCAGTCCTGTCACTGGATACGATTCTCATTCCAGGGATACCACTTTCGTTGTTGGTTTACAAGGTGTCTCGCCACAGGATTTTGCCAAAGTTGATGAAATTGTTCAAAGCACTGTGGCACATGTTGTGACCAATGGATTTGAACAAAGCCATGTTGAGGCTGTTTTTCATGGTATAGAACTGAACATTAAGCACCAGACTTCTAATTTCGGACTCAATCTATTACTGAGCATGACTCCGCTCTGGAACCACGAGGGTGACATTGTGCAGGCAATGAAAGTGAATCAAGCGGTTGCAACGCTCAGAAAATCCCTTGAACGTAATCCTAGGCACCTATGTGATCTGGTTAACAAATATCTCAAGGAAAACAAGCACAGACTCACACTGACCATGTCACCCGAGGAGACGTACGAAGAGCAGAAGAATGCCGCTGAGCGTACAATCCTTGCCCAGAAATTGGATCGCCTTTCCCCTCAGGAATTTGAGAAGATCTTTGAAGAAGGACAGGCACTGGTTGCAGAACAAGAGAAGAAGGAAGATACAAGCGTACTACCATCCCTGAAGATTGAAGACCTGGAAGACGACATACAACGTGTCCCCCTAACCGACCATCATGTGGCAGGTGTTCCCTTACAACTCGCCATTCAACCGACTAATGACGTCACCTACTTTCGAGGAATACTTAACGTTGCGGATCTCGACGATGAGCTTAAAGATTTGATCCCACTTTTTAATACAATTGTCGCAAAGATGGGTACCGCTAACTACGATTACAGAACTTTCGATCAAATGACACAGCTCAAAACAGGTGGCCTGACACTCTCCCACCATATTGCTGAGCTGAAGAATCACGTATGTAGATTCGAGGAGGGGATCCTCTTTCAGTCGTACTGTTTGGACAGAAACTCTGCTGATATGTGGAAGTTGTGGGAAGAGCTCTTTAATAACGTTGATCTAACAGATATGAAGAGGTTCGAAACCTTGGTGAAGGTGACAGCAGCTAATGTGGCCAATGGGATTGCTGATTCAGGCCATATATATGCACTAAGCAGTTCGGCTAGCCTTGTCTCGCCGATAGCTAGACGTCGTGAGAGCTTGTCTGGGCTTGACTTTGtcgaaaaaatgaagagaattGCTCAAGTTAAAGATTTAACCCCTGTGCTGAGCCAAATGCAGCAGATTgctaaaaaaatcttaaataaaAAGCAATTGAGGTCAGCACTCAATTTATCATCAGGCAGCAAGGATAACAGCTTGCTCGAGCTCCAGTCTTTCTATGAGAGACTACAGGGTGAATCAGCATTAACGTCACGTCTTATTACCGATGGAAAAGAGCTGATGCAGGAGAACCGAGGCATTCATCATGTTCTTCCCTTCCCAGTGAACTACGCTTCCAAATCCATACTAACTGTCCCCTACCAGGATTCACGCTTTGCAGCTCTGCGGGTTCTTTCGAAGCTTGTTACCTCTATTTATCTTCACCCTGAAGTGAGAGAAAAGGGAGGTGCCTATGGCGGTGGTGCGAAACTATCTTCAGATGGtgtattttcgttttactCGTATCGAGATCCAAACTCCACACACACCTTGGAAGCATTTGATAGAACGTACGAATTCCTGCAGAAGTACACACTGTCTCAAGAAGAGATCGACGAGGCTAAACTCGGCATCTTTCAACATGTTGACTCGCCTGTGCCGCCAGGTCACCAAGGAATGACAAAATTTATCCATGATCTGTCAGACGACGAAGTTCAGCTACACAGAATTCAGCTGAAGGCTGTTACCAAGGATCAGCTGATGGCTGTGGCTGAGGAGTTTCTTAAACCAGAATCGACAGGGGTTCTGATAGGGAGATCGCTGATAGGTCGCCCAAATCCAGCGCTTCTAGAGCGGCCTGAAAAGTGGACAGTTGTTTCACACCAATAG
- the LOC124412010 gene encoding uncharacterized protein LOC124412010 — MPDNGAVYQPTTVGYSYDTGVDGFLGVGSVTRHKLGLRKWLEWVSLSTAVPLTAAGLIFIIVALASGDSINAQTEPQQYLPTKPIEVQQIPVAADTNSTKECPPSVNRNRYSGDDSNGRTIAIGATLLAFGFLLGLIWVWLRFYKKRESPRNEPSGGGGQMLGGLNPSTDLLVGSPSQYGPVLTEVPSHPKTKQITNHQNAASALSDQEEETRTLMQEPPTFSPNSNNTSENQHPE; from the exons ATGCCCGACAACGGGGCTGTATACCAACCAACCACCGTTGGTTACTCCTACGACACCGGGGTCGATGGCTTTTTGGGTGTCGGTTCGGTCACCAGGCATAAGCTTGGTCTCAGAAAGTGGCTGGAATGGGTCAGCCTCTCCACAGCAGTCCCTTTAACAGCGGCGGGCCTCATCTTCATCATCGTCGCCCTGGCATCAGGCGACTCGATCAATGCTCAAACCGAG CCCCAACAGTATCTGCCTACCAAACCTATCGAAGTTCAGCAGATTCCAGTTGCTGCCGATACCAACAGCACTAAGGAATGCCCGCCATCGGTTAATAGGAATCGATATAGCGGTGATGATTCGAACGGAAGAACAATAGCCATTGGCGCAACACTGTTGGCATTCGGTTTTCTTCTTGGTCTGATTTGGGTATGGCTCCGGTTTTACAAAAAGAGAGAATCGCCCAGGAATGAGCCGTCTGGGGGCGGCGGACAG ATGTTGGGCGGTTTGAACCCGTCAACTGACTTGCTGGTGGGTTCCCCTTCGCAGTACGGGCCGGTACTCACCGAGGTCCCGAGTCACCCGAAAACAAAGCAGATCACCAATCACCAGAATGCTGCCTCCGCGCTCTCTGACCAGGAAGAGGAGACTAGAACCCTCATGCAAGAACCTCCGACTTTCAGCCCCAACTCCAACA